Proteins from a genomic interval of Equus quagga isolate Etosha38 chromosome 13, UCLA_HA_Equagga_1.0, whole genome shotgun sequence:
- the LOC124250310 gene encoding uncharacterized protein LOC124250310 produces MMEAQESLTFDDVAVEFTWEEWQLLAPAQKDLYRDVMLENYSNLVSVGYQASKPDSLSKLVQGEPPWTMEDEIHCRTHSEIWEVDDLVPEHLQNESLENRLEQWHEYNAFENSVHQNRTHFVLRQNHDLFDVHGKSMKSDLTLLNQSRSCEIKSPAELTGDGKSFLHANNEEFHTDTKFPESQKLISTKSQFIRHQKTQKIEKPHVCSECGKAFIKKSWLTDHQIVHTGEKPHRCNLCGKAFSRKFMLTEHQRTHTGEKPYECAECGKAFLKKSRLNIHQKTHTGEKPYICSECGKGFIQKGNLIVHQRIHTGEKPYICNECGKGFIQKTCLIAHQRFHTGKTPFVCSECGKSCSQKSGLIKHQRIHTGEKPFECSDCRKAFTTKQKLIVHQRTHTGERPYICNECGKAFAYMSCLVKHKRIHTREKRGDSVKVENPPSESHSSSQTSVVLQEKNLVNSVTMQVPSLPPQTSLNISGLLADRNVVIVGQPVARCAPSGGFAQERNHMNAVNVVVPSVVNYVLFYVTENQSPHLNFTDKGYLRHIQNLRLYWTEISEQEFRADPEDKDRASALPAVFREEEKMIEAQEPLTFDDVAVDFTREEWQLLAPAQKDLYRDVMLENYSNLVSVGYQASKPNALSRLVQGEPPWTMEDEIHCRTHSEIWKLDDHVPEHLQKESMEDRLEQWHDRDTFENSLHKSRTHLVLRQNHDLVDVHGKSMKSNLTLLNQSRSYETKSSAELTGDGKSFLHANNEQFHTDTKFPESQKLVSTKSQFIKHQKTQKIKKPHVCSECGKAFIKKSWLTDHQNLHTGEKPHQCSLCGKAFSRRFMLTEHQRTHTGEKPYECTECGKAFLKKSRLNIHQKTHTGEKPFICSECGKGFIQKGNLMVHLRIHTGEKPYKCNECGKGFSQKTCLIAHQRFHTGKTPFVCSECGKSCSQKTGLIKHQRIHTGEKPFECSDCGKAFIGKSQLVIHQRTHTGEKPYGCGECGKSFRGKSVLNKHQKIHSVKVENPSSESHRVSQTSVVLQEKNFVNMVTMQVPSVVPQTSLNISGLLADRNVVIMGHPVARCAPSGGFAQERALMNAVNVLVPSVINYVLFYVMENQ; encoded by the exons atgatgGAGGCCCAG GAATCCCTGACATTTGATGATGTGGCTGTGGAGTTCACCTGGGAGGAGTGGCAGCTCCTGGCCCCTGCTCAGAAGGACCTGTACCGGGACGTGATGTTGGAGAACTATAGCAACCTGGTGTCAGTGG GTTATCAAGCCAGCAAACCAGACTCACTCTCCAAGTTGGTGCAAGGAGAACCACCATGGACAATGGAAGATGAAATCCACTGTCGAACCCATTCAG aAATCTGGGAAGTTGATGATCTTGTGCCAGAACACTTACAAAATGAAAGCCTGGAGAATAGACTGGAACAATGGCATGAATATAATGCATTTGAAAACTCTGTTCATCAGAACAGAACACATTTTGTGTTAAGGCAAAATCATGACCTATTTGACGTACATGGAAAAAGTATGAAATCAGATTTAACTTTACTTAACCAGAGCAGAAGCTGTGAAATAAAGAGCCCTGCAGAGCTTACTGGAGATGGGAAATCCTTTCTCCATGCTAACAATGAAGAATTTCATACTGACACTAAATTCCCTGAGAGCCAAAAACTCATCAGCACTAAGTCCCAATTCATCAGACAtcagaaaactcaaaaaataGAGAAGCCTCATgtatgcagtgaatgtgggaaagcttttatcAAGAAGTCCTGGCTCACTGATCATCAGATCGTTCATACAGGAGAGAAGCCTCATCGATGTAACCTATGTGGGAAAGCATTCTCCAGAAAGTTCATGCTCACTGAACACCAGAGAACGCATACAGGAGAAAAACCTTATGAATGCGCTGAATGTGGCAAAGCCTTTCTCAAGAAATCACGGCTCAATATACATCAGAAAAcacatacaggagagaaaccgtATATatgtagtgaatgtgggaaaggaTTCATCCAGAAGGGAAATCTCATTGTACATCAGCGAATTCATACAGGTGAGAAACCTTATATATGCAACGAATGTGGAAAAGGCTTCATCCAGAAGACATGCCTCATAGCACATCAGAGATTTCACACAGGAAAGACTCCCTTTGtgtgcagtgaatgtggaaaatCCTGTTCCCAGAAGTCAGGTCTCATTAAACATCAAAGAAttcacacaggggagaaaccctttgaatgcaGTGACTGTAGGAAAGCCTTCACCACGAAGCAAAAGCTCATTGTCCAtcaaagaactcatactggagagagacCCTATATTTGCAATGAGTGTGGGAAAGCTTTTGCCTACATGTCTTGTCTTGTTAAACATAAGAGAATACACACAAGAGAGAAACGTGGAGATTCAGTCAAGGTGGAGAACCCTCCCTCAGAGAGTCACAGCTCATCACAGACCAGTGTTGTCCTGCAGGAGAAAAACCTTGTTAATTCAGTGACTATGCAGgtgccttctctgcctcctcagaCATCCTTAAACATCAGTGGGCTTCTAGCAGACAGGAATGTGGTCATTGTGGGACAGCCTGTGGCCAGATGTGCACCCTCTGGAGGGTTTGcacaggagagaaaccatatgaatgcagtgaatgtggtTGTGCCTTCAGTGGTCAATTATGTCTTATTTTATGTCACAGAAAACCAG TCACCCCACTTAAACTTCACAGATAAAGGCTACCTCCGCCACATTCAGAACCTTAGGCTTTATTG GACTGAGATTTCTGAACAGGAATTCAGAGCAGATCCGGAAGACAAAGACAGAGCCTCTGCACTGCCAGCTGTtttcagagaagaggagaaaatgatcGAGGCCCAG GAACCCCTGACATTTGACGATGTGGCTGTGGACTTCACCAGGGAGGAGTGGCAGCTCCTGGCCCCTGCTCAGAAGGACCTGTACCGGGACGTGATGTTGGAGAACTATAGCAACCTGGTGTCAGTGG GTTATCAAGCCAGCAAACCAAACGCACTCTCCAGGTTGGTGCAAGGAGAACCACCATGGACAATGGAAGATGAAATCCACTGTCGAACCCATTCAG aaATCTGGAAACTTGACGATCATGTGCCAGAACACTTACAAAAAGAAAGTATGGAGGATAGACTGGAACAATGGCATGATCGTGACACATTTGAAAATTCTCTTCATAAGAGCAGAACTCATTTGGTGTTAAGGCAAAATCATGACCTAGTTGACGTACATGGAAAAAGTATGAAATCAAATTTAACTTTACTTAACCAGAGCAGAAGCTATGAAACAAAGAGCTCTGCGGAGCTTACTGGAGATGGGAAATCCTTTCTCcatgctaacaatgaacaatttcATACTGACACTAAATTCCCTGAGAGCCAAAAACTCGTCAGCACTAAGTCCCAATTCATTAAGCAtcagaaaactcaaaaaataaagaaacctcatgtatgcagtgaatgtgggaaagcttttatcAAGAAGTCTTGGCTTACTGATCACCAGAATcttcatacaggagagaaaccccaTCAATGTAGTCTGTGTGGGAAAGCATTCTCCAGAAGGTTCATGCTCACTGAACACCAGAGAACGCATACAGGAGAAAAACCTTATGAATGCACTGAATGTGGCAAAGCCTTTCTCAAGAAATCACGGCTCAATATACATCAGAaaactcacacaggagagaaaccctttatatgcagtgaatgtgggaaaggaTTTATCCAGAAGGGAAATCTCATGGTACATCTCCGGATTCATACAGGTGAGAAACCTTATAAATGcaatgaatgtggaaaaggatTCAGCCAGAAGACATGCCTCATAGCACATCAGAGATTTCACACAGGAAAGACTCCCTTTGtgtgcagtgaatgtggaaaatCCTGTTCCCAGAAGACAGGTCTCATTAAACATCAAAGAAttcacacaggggagaaaccctttgaatgcagtgactgtgggaaagcctttatcgGGAAGTCACAGCTTGTTATACATCAGAgaactcatacaggagagaagccctatggATGCGGTGAATGTGGGAAATCATTCAGAGGGAAGTCAGTCCTCAAtaaacatcagaaaattcattcAGTCAAGGTGGAGAATCCTTCCTCTGAGAGTCACAGGGTATCACAGACCAGTGTTGTCCTGCAGGAGAAAAACTTTGTTAATATGGTGACTATGCAAGTGCCTTCTGTGGTCCCTCAGACATCATTAAACATCAGTGGGCTCCTAGCAGACAGGAATGTAGTCATAATGGGACACCCTGTGGCCAGATGTGCACCGTCAGGAGGGTTTGCACAGGAGAGAGCCCTtatgaatgcagtgaatgtgCTTGTGCCTTCAGTGATCAATTACGTCTTATTTTATGTCATGGAAAACCAGTAG